The DNA window TCGTCGGCCAGGCCCGGGAAGAGGTCGGTGTCGCCCGCGAAGTAGGTGGTGGCCGCGCCCCGGATCACAAAGCCCAGCGGCTGCACCCGCTGCGGGCCGACCGGCAGCCGGCGGCCGTCGTGGCGGGCGGCCACGGCGCGGACCACCAGGGCGCCGACCGTGAACTGCTCGCCGGGGGCCAGCTCGGCCAGGCGGAGGTGGCCGAGTCGGCGCAGGGACGGGACGGCGCGCAGGGCGCCGCGTGGCAGCAGCACCGGGGTGCCGGGCGGCAGTGCCCGCAGGGAGGGCAGGTGCAGATGGTCCGCGTGCAGGTGGGAGACGAGCGCGGCGTCGGCGCGCAGCGCCTCGGCGCCGGGCAGTGGGCCGCGTCGGCGGCGCAGGTGTGCGAGGCGGGCGGTGAGCAGCGGGTCGGTGAGCAGCCGGACACCGGAGTCCTCCACGGTGACGGTGGCATGGCCCCACCAGGTGATGACCGCCACGTCCGGGCCCCTCTCGCCTGGTCCGCCCCGCCCGCCTGACGGCGGGCCGGTAGCGCTGCTCCGATCAGGTTACTTCGGCTGGAACGGGGAGGGTGCGGATGTGGGCGGGGCCCGGGCCGGGTGGGGGTGGGGCGGCGGGGGAGACTGGCCGGGGGTTTTCGGAGTGGTGAGGAGGCGGGTCCGGGGTATGGCGCGGTGGCGGAGCGTGTCGCGGGCGGTGGCGCAGACCCTGGCGGTGTGGCTGGCCGCGACGGTGACGCTTGCGGTCCTGGCGGTGGTGCTGCCGGGTTTCCAGCTGGCGTCCGGCCCCGGTCCGGGGCCGGTGGGGCCGCTGGTGGCGGCCGGTACGGCGGCGGCCTTCATCGGCGTGCTGGGCGCCGTGCTGTGGCCGCTGATCGTACGGGCGCTGCTGCTGGTGCCCGCGCTGGTGCTGGCACTGCTGGTCTTCGGCCTCAACGGAGCCGTGGTCCTCGTCGCCCTGGAGCTGCTGCCGGAGCGCCCCGGCAGCCTCACCCTGTCCACCGCCGCCGTGGTGGCGGCGGTGCTCTCGGGCACCACCTCGGCCGCGCACGGCGCCATCGCCGCCCGGGACGACGAGGCGTACCGGCGGCGGCTGGCCCGGTTGGCGGGGCGCCGCGCGGGGCGGCGGGTCCGGGACGGGGCACCGCAGCCGGGGGCGGCCCCCGGGGTGGTCTTCCTCCAGCTGGACGGGCTGGGCCACGAGGTGCTGGTGCGGGCGCTGCGGGACGGCGTGATGCCGACGCTGTCCGGCTGGCTGTCCGGCGGCAGCCACCGGCTGGCCCCGTGGCGCACCGACTGGTCCAGCCAGACCGGCGCCAGCCAGCTGGGCATCCTGCACGGCGACAACCACGATGTGCCCGCCTTCCGCTGGTACGAGAAGGACACCGGCCGGCTGATGGTGTGCAACCACCCGTCGAGCGCGGCCGAGCTGGAGCGCCGCCGCGCCGACCGGCCGGGCCTGCTGGCCCGGGACGGCGCCAGCCGGGGCAACCTCTTCAGCGGCGGGGCGCAGCAGTCGGCGCTGGTGCTCAGCGTCTCGGGCCGGCTGGGGCGGCGGGACCGGTCCGGTTACTTCAGCTACTTCGCCGACCCGGCCAATGCGCTGCGGACGCTGGGTTCGCTGCTGGCCGAGGTGGGGCGGGAGCTGGTGCAGTCGGTCCGGCAGCGGCTGCGCGACGTACGGCCCCGGGTGCGGCGCGGCGGGCTCTACCCGCTGGTGCGGGCGTTCGCCACGGTGGTGGAGCGGGATGTGGTGGTGGCCGCGGTGGTGGGCGACATGCTGGCGGGCCGGTCGGCCGTCTACGCCGATCTGGTGGCGTACGACGAGGTGGCGCACCACTCGGGCGTGGAGCGGCCGGAGACGCTGGAGGTGCTGCGCCGCCTGGACCGCGCCGTGGCGCTGATCGCCGGGGTGGCCCGCTATGCGCCCCGGCCGTACCGGATCGTGGTGCTCTCCGACCACGGGCAGAGCCAGGGGGAGACATTCGCGCAGGCGTACGGGCAGAGCCTGGAGCAGCTGGTGCGGTCCGGCTGCGGGATGCGCGGGCCGCTGCCGGACGGGCAGGCGGGGGCGGACGGGCAGGCGGGGGCCGACGCCGGGCGGGGCGCGGAGGCGCGTACGGCGGCGCAGCTGGCCCTGTACGGGCGTGAGCGGGCCATGGCCGCGCCGGGCATGCGGGAGGCGGCACGGGAGGCGCGGGGGGAGCCGCTGGTGCTGGCCTCCGGCAATCTGGGCCTGGTCTACTTCCGCGACCTGCCGCGCCGGATGACGCTGGAGGAGATCGAGCGGCGCCACCCGGGGGTGCTGGCGGCGCTGACCGGGCATCCGGGGATCGGCTTCGTCCTGGTCCGCAGCGAGGAGCGGGGGCCGCTGGTGATCGGGCCGGGCGGGCTGCGGGAGCTGGCGACCGGCGTGGTGAAGGGCGACGATCCGCTGGCGGTCTTCGGCGAGGGGGCCGCGCAGGCGGTGGCCCGCACCGACTCCTTCCCGCACTGCGCGGATCTGATGGTGAACAGCGCCTATGACCCGGCGACGGGGGAGGTGCACGCCTTCGAGGAGCAGGTGGGCTCGCACGGCGGTCTGGGCGGCGGGCAGAGCCGCCCGTTCCTGCTGCACCCGGTGGCGCTGCGCGGGCCGGAGGGGGAGCTGGTGGGCGCGGAGGCCGTGCACCTGCTCTTCCGGGGGTGGCTTGAGGAGTCGCAGTCGCCCGAGGTGACCGGTGGGGCGGACGTGAATGCGGTGCCGACTCCTGGGCAGAAGTAGCTCGTCCTCACGTCTGGTGATGTTGGCGTCACCGTGGGTACCGTCAGGTAGTACCGGCTGGTAACAGACGTTTCCCGCCCGTCCCGGAACAGCGGCGAGGTGAGCTGCATGTCCGCACCAACCCACCCGCGCAGCGAAAGCTCCAGCGGGTCCCCCTCCGGCCCGAGGGTCACCGAGCGCGAAGCGCGGCGGGTCGCCGAGGAGGCCCGCGATCAGCAGTGGCGCAAACCCAGCTTCGCCAAGGAACTCTTCCTGGGCCGCTTCCGGCTGGACCTCATCCATCCGCACCCGCACCCCGACGAGGAGTCGGTGCGCGAGGGCGAGGCGTTCCTGGCACGGCTGCGCGCCTTCTGCGAGACCCGGATCGACCCCGCGCAGATCGAGCGGGACGCCCGCATCCCCGACGAGGTCGTCAAGGGGCTGAAGGAACTCGGCGTCCTCGGTATGAAGATCGACAAGAAGTACGGCGGACTGGGCCTCAGCCAGCTCTACTACAACAAGGCGCTCGCCGTCCTCGGCAGCGTCAGCCCCGCCATCGGCGCGCTGGCCTCCGCCCACCAGTCCATCGGGGTGCCGCAGCCGCTGAAGACCTTCGGCACCCGCCAGCAGCAGGAGAAGTGGCTGCCGCGCTGCGCCACCACCGACATCACCGCCTTTCTGCTCACCGAGCCGGACGTCGGCAGCGACCCGGCGCGGCTGGCCACCATGGCGGTGCCCAGCGAGGACGGCAGCGAGTACGTCCTGGACGGGGTGAAGCTCTGGACCACCAACGGCGTCGTCGCCGACCTGGTGGTGGTGATGGCCAGGGTGCCCCGCAGCGAGGGCCACCGGGGCGGGATCACCGCCTTTGTGGTGGAGTGCGACGCTCCCGGCGTCACAGTGGAGAACCGCAACGCCTTCATGGGCCTTCGGGGTATCGAGAACGGCGTCACCCGGTTCCATGAGGTGCGGGTGCCCGCCGAGAACCGGATCGGCGAGGAGGGCGCGGGCCTGAAGATCGCGCTGACCACCCTCAACACCGGGCGGCTCTCCATTCCCGCGATGTGCGCCGGTGCGGGCAAGTGGTGCCTG is part of the Peterkaempfera bronchialis genome and encodes:
- a CDS encoding MBL fold metallo-hydrolase, which produces MAVITWWGHATVTVEDSGVRLLTDPLLTARLAHLRRRRGPLPGAEALRADAALVSHLHADHLHLPSLRALPPGTPVLLPRGALRAVPSLRRLGHLRLAELAPGEQFTVGALVVRAVAARHDGRRLPVGPQRVQPLGFVIRGAATTYFAGDTDLFPGLADEVGPCDHALLPVGGWGPGLGPGHLDAGRAAEAVRVLAPRSAVPVHFGTFCPMGLGSRPGAWFDAPGREFARHAARLAPGTAVHELTPGGTVDLTVGPGVRTGGAEDGRR
- a CDS encoding phage holin family protein gives rise to the protein MARWRSVSRAVAQTLAVWLAATVTLAVLAVVLPGFQLASGPGPGPVGPLVAAGTAAAFIGVLGAVLWPLIVRALLLVPALVLALLVFGLNGAVVLVALELLPERPGSLTLSTAAVVAAVLSGTTSAAHGAIAARDDEAYRRRLARLAGRRAGRRVRDGAPQPGAAPGVVFLQLDGLGHEVLVRALRDGVMPTLSGWLSGGSHRLAPWRTDWSSQTGASQLGILHGDNHDVPAFRWYEKDTGRLMVCNHPSSAAELERRRADRPGLLARDGASRGNLFSGGAQQSALVLSVSGRLGRRDRSGYFSYFADPANALRTLGSLLAEVGRELVQSVRQRLRDVRPRVRRGGLYPLVRAFATVVERDVVVAAVVGDMLAGRSAVYADLVAYDEVAHHSGVERPETLEVLRRLDRAVALIAGVARYAPRPYRIVVLSDHGQSQGETFAQAYGQSLEQLVRSGCGMRGPLPDGQAGADGQAGADAGRGAEARTAAQLALYGRERAMAAPGMREAAREARGEPLVLASGNLGLVYFRDLPRRMTLEEIERRHPGVLAALTGHPGIGFVLVRSEERGPLVIGPGGLRELATGVVKGDDPLAVFGEGAAQAVARTDSFPHCADLMVNSAYDPATGEVHAFEEQVGSHGGLGGGQSRPFLLHPVALRGPEGELVGAEAVHLLFRGWLEESQSPEVTGGADVNAVPTPGQK